The DNA region ATCactctttattatcactatcatcactatctttatcgtcactatctttattatcactattatcactctttatcatcattattatcactatcatcactattatcactatcatcactatctttatcGTCACTATCTTTATTGTCACTATTATCACTCTTTATCATCActattatcactatcatcactatctttattatcactCTTTATTaccactatcatcactatctttatcgtcactatctttattatcactattatcactctttatcatcattattatcactatcatcactattatcactatcatcactatctttatcatcactatctttattaccactattatcactatctttatcatcactatcatcactatctttattatcactatctttattaccactatctttatcatcactatctttatcatcactatctttattatcactatcatcactatctttattaccaCTATTACCACTATCTTTATTaccactatcatcactatctttattatcactatcatcactatctttattatcactatcatcactatctttattaccaCTATTACcactatctttattatcactatcatcactatctttattaccaCTATTACcactatctttattatcactatcatcactatctttattaccactgtcatcactatctttattaccactgtcatcactatctttattatcactatcatcactatctttatcatcactatctttattatcactatcatcactatctttattaccaCTATTACcactatctttattatcactatcatcactatctttattaccactatcatcactatctttatcatcactatctttatcatcactatctttattatcactatctttattatcactatcatcactatctttatcatcactatcattatcatcactatcatcactatctttatcatcactatctttattaccactatctttattatcactatcatcactatctttatcatcactatctttattatcactatcattATTACCACTATTACcactatctttattatcactatcatcactatctttatcatcactatcattattatcactatcattattatcactatcataactatctttattaccactatcatcactatctttatcatcactatctttatcatcactatcattattatcactatcTTTATCATCACAATCTTTATCAtcactatcattattatcactatcatcactatctttatcatcactatcttaaTTACCACTAttatcactatctttattaccactatcatcactatctttattatcactatcatcactatctttattaccactatcatcactatctttattaccactatcatcactatcttaattaccactatcatcactatctttattaccactatcatcactatcttaattaccactatcatcactatcttaattaccactatcatcactatctttattaccactatcatcactatcttaattatcactatcatcactatctttattatcactatcatcactatcttaattatcactatcatcactatctttattatcactatcatcactatcttaaTTACCACTAttatcactatctttattaccactatcatcactatctttattatcactatcatcactatcttaattatcactatcatcactatctttattaccactatcatcactatcttaattatcactatcatcactatcttaattatcactatcatcactatctttattaccactatcatcactatcttaattatcactatcatcactatctttattaccactatcatcactatcttaattaccactatcatcactatcttaattaccactatcatcactatctttattaccactatcatcactatcttaattatcactatcatcactatctttattaccactatcatcactatcttaattatcactatcatcactatcttaattatcactatcatcactatctttattaccactatcatcactatcttaattatcactatcatcactatctttatcaTCACTGTCATTATTATCACTATCTTTATCATCACAATCTTTATCAtcactatcattattatcactatcatcactatctttatcatcactatcttaaTTACCACTAttatcactatctttattaccactatcatcactatctttattatcactatcatcactatctttattaccactatcatcactatctttattaccactatcatcactatcttaattaccactatcatcactatctttattaccactatcatcactatcttaattaccactatcatcactatcttaattaccactatcatcactatctttattatcactatcatcactatctttattatcactatcatcactatctttattatcactatcatcactatctttattatcactatcatcactatcttaaTTACCACTgtcatcactatctttattaccactgtcatcactatctttattaccactgtcatcactatctttattatcactatcatcactatctttatcaTCACTAACTgtcaaactgtgttttcatgtgaaaGACTAGAACTTTTATAAAACACTTTGAAAGTCTTATTTTCTACATCTGTGTCAGGGGCAGGACTTCCCGTTGCCACGGTACCAAGGAAACGGGCGGCAGCTCGGCGACAGTGCAATGGCAACGGCCCGGGGGATGACGAGTCAGACCTGGACGTGATGCTGGTGGAGCGACTGAGCGCGCTTGAAGACTTCCTGACACGGCAGGGTCTGGACGTGTGAGCggtgacatcacttcctgtctgctgacTAAAGGCCAAATaaacagagctgctagcatacCCGCTATTGCTGTGTTACCATGGTAACGCCATCAGCAAGGTGGTGTGATGGAGCgggtttttttctcctttgcagTGTACTTGATGTTTGTTCTTgatttttttacagtgtaggcTGTGAAAGAGGTGACTTTAcagaaatgtttaatatttttaatagttgttgtttttttacagtgtggatCATGTGACCTGTCAGGGGGCCACGCCCACCACAGGGCTCAGGtggctttattttaaattcttatttttgtttagtaaaatataaaaagactTCAACTCACTGTAGTGCAGCtgcagtactgtgtagtactgcaGAGCAGAGAGTACTTGGAGTTTTCAAAGTGTAATATATATTTCTGATAAAAATGTGTCTATTTTTGGGACAAATAAAGTATGTTTCTGCTCTCTGAATGTGCCCCTTTATTATTGATTGTCTAATCAAAAACTGTGATCAACTGACCTCACTTCTGTTCCTGGAAAGAACTTCCTGTGTGTAATATCTGAAGTCATCCTCATGATGAAGCTgctaaacataaacatacattaAACAACATGATATTTATTTCTAAAGAGCAAGCTGTAAAACAGGCTGCACACAGCCAACACACATCAACAGGTTTATTTCTCTGTGACAGGGTTACTGTGGAAACAGCAACAGCTAAAATAATTTCAAAGATAACTATACAACCATCAGCAATAGaaacaataataacagcaaGCGTGAAAATGAAATAACCCTGAACGTGTTCAATGTAAACCCTCAGTCTGACCTCGCAGGCGGCTGTTTGttatcagccaatcacagagacGGAAGGCTTGCCTGACAAATTACGTGGTGGGAGAAAAACATTGTGACGCATGACGTCCTTACGTCACTTCCACAAACAACATGGCGGCGGCCCTGCGGAGGGTGTTCAGCGGAGTGACTTGGAGGTATTTAACTTTATTTCCTTTCACTCAGGAGAAACCTTAAAGTTAGCAACTTCACGTGAGTCAGTCACGTGTTTAGGCCGCGCGGCTGAAACGTGGGTGGCGTATTTGTGGCGTTTGTGACGCTGTGTGTGGTGACCTGTGGTTCACCAGAGTCCGTTCAAAGTTTCTATTAAATTAACATCTGATCGGTGGACTGACTGTGACGTCAGACAGGTGATaaaatgtgtgatgaacaaaCGTGTAATGACGTCTCAACAATCATTGatcagaaagaaacagagaaaggaaaaaggaaaggaacGGAAGAGTTTCTACTCACATCCAGTTTGGGGCCAGGccaccaatcagaggagggtcctgccaaaacctgaccaatcagaggagggtcctgccaaaacctgaccaatcagaggagggtcctgccaaaacctgaccaatcagaggagggtggtgcctaaacccgaccaatcagaggagggtcctgccaaaacctgaccaatcagaggagggtggtgcctaaacccgaccaatcagaggagggtggtgcctaaacctgaccaatcagaggagggtggtgcctaaacccgaccaatcagaggagggtggtgccaaaacctgaccaatcagaggagggtggtgccaaaacctgaccaatcagaggagggtcctgccaaaacccgaccaatcagaggagggtcctgccaaaacccgaccaatcagaggagggtcctgccaaaacccgaccaatcagaggagggtcctgccaaaacccgaccaatcagaggagggtcctgcctaaacccgaccaatcagaggagggtcctgccaaaacccgaccaatcagaggagggtggtgcctaaacccgaccaatcagaggagggtcctgccaaaacccgaccaatcagaggagggtcctgcctaaacccgaccaatcagaggagggtcctgccaaaacccgaccaatcagaggagggtggtgcctaaacctgaccaatcagaggagggtcctgccaaaacccgaccaatcagaggagggtcctgccaaaacccgaccaatcagaggagggtggtgcctaaacctgaccaatcagaggagggtggtgcctaaacctgaccaatcagaggagggtggtgcctaaacctgaccaatcagaggagggtggtgcctaaacctgaccaatcagaggagggtggtgcctaaacctgaccaatcagaggagggtcctgccaaaacctgaccaatcagaagaggGTAGCGCTTAaaaccgaccaatcagaggagggtcctgccaaaacctgaccaatcagaggcagaatAAACATGTCTTTCCTCACCATCCTctcatcagccaatggatgtgcgtctgtccgaggctacagcctgtccgtccttgggagctggatctctccttcactgtggtgctcccggaggtttctcttttcccactgggttttttgagtttttccttcccgaagaaggagggtcataaagggcaggtgatgcctcggactgatccaccggactgatccatcggactgatcgactgctggactctttattagattgtttgttcgcttacacttgtttactTCAGTGAactctgtaaagcactgtgagacactctgttgtgatattgggctatacaaagaAATTGAATTGGTTTGAAAACCAAGATGGCCAAATTGTCAAACTGGAGCGGCCCACACACCAGCCTGTGACGTCACCTTGGCGCTGCCCCCCGCTGTCAGTCATCAGGGGtcccagccaatcacagagcgaTTCAGTTCATCTGAACCTTCATTGTTTTAACTGGtgaactttgtgttttcagagtttCTTCACTGAGCCGCAGCCAGCAGAGACTCCTGAGCACCGGTCAGTCCGCACCCCAAACTCCTCCTCCTGAACCTCCTCAGTCGAACCAGTAGGGTTCTTTGTCAGATCTTTTAGGccactcagctctctctctctcttcaggtcATGGCTTCCTGCCCCGCCCCCGGCCCCTCCCCCTGCTCATAGTGACAGGTGGTGGTTACCTTGCTTACCAGCACTACAGAAGGAGGGGTCAAAAGGAGGATGgagctccacctcctctggcCACTCCCACACAGGTAAGAGAGGACACACCtgctgtccccccccccccccccccccccccccacacacacacacacacacacacactctcctcccCCCCAGGGAGACCCCCGTGGTTTAGTCTCATGGGTTTACAGAGGATAAACCTCTAATCTGTTCTGGGTGAAAGTCTGGGTGAGACCACTGGGAGTGTGCCAGTGAGAAAGCTGTGTTAGCTCCGGGCtaacggaggtgttcactgtaAGCTAACGGGGGTGTTCACTGTAAGCtaacggaggtgttcactgtaAGCtaacggaggtgttcactgtaAGCTAACGGGGGTGTTCACTGTAAGCtaacggaggtgttcactgtaAGCtaacggaggtgttcactgtaAGCTAACGGGGGTGTTCACTGTAAGCTAACGGGGGTGTTGGCTCTGGGCTAACGGGGGAAGTGGTCTGATCAGTTACTGCTGGGCAGAGGAAGACCGCTTTTTATAGAGAACTAATATTTACTTAGAGATAAACTGTCGCAATCTGAAGGAATTTATAATAATTCATTTAGATTTAAACTTGAATAtttatctatcaatcaatcaatcaatcaatcaatcagtcagtcttcatctctccagctccaggtcacagcagtgtttctctcagactgtttccataaagagcagctcagaacaaactctttcattcagagaccaaagattcaggaattcaacaggaaggattcaagaatccccacagagcagctcagagattagattaggacccagtggaggaagaactcccctttaacgggaggaagaactcccctttaacgggaggactcccctttagggagagagagacagagagagaaagacagacagacagacactaacAGCACTGACAGGAGTGAGACTGATAAACTTAAAAATATAATCTAAATTTAGAAATGATCCAATTAAACCTGACAATGTTTCATGTTTAATATTAATTCAGAGCTCAGAAATTATTCaattaagtttatttaaaaatgtaaatcatattAAAAAGAAGTAAATTAGACAAATctgaatattttgaatatataacTATCAATTACCAATAAATTAACAAGTCAACTCGTCATTTTTGTAATACCTGTGGCCAGTTATTCCTGATGATACagtatgataataataataatcatttcatAATCGATCATTAATGACCctgtaaatgtaataaataatgaatcatTACTTCAGTAAAGTCAAAGCAAACATTTAACAGTAACAACAGTtgtgacgatgatgatgatgatgatgatgagaggaagaagaaaaccagTAAAATAAGACAGATGGATAAAAAGTTATACTTACTGCTAATATAGATTTctaataaataatcaatattgAGTTCATGTTTCTATCTGGGCCCGTCTGCTGATTCTAttaatagacagacagacaaacagacgggggaggagggggaggagggggaggagctcCTTAGTATtaactcctctctgtctctctgtgggtcagtctctcttcctgtcctcaCAGCCGACGCTTTCacctgtctcctctcctgtctcctctcctgtctcctcacctgtctcctCATCTGTCTCCTCGCCTGTCTCCTCATCTGtctcctcgtctcctctcctgtctcctcacctgtctcctcacctgtctcctctcctgtctcctcacctgtctcctCACTTGTGGAATTTATCCGTCATCATGTGTCGTCGGCCGTCTGTTTCCGCGGTGTCGGCAGCGTTCCTCCAATCATGGTGAAGTTCTTATCCCATCGTCATGGCGGTGGTGAGCGCGACCTGCTGCGGCAGGTGAGGCAGCGGCGGCGCCGCACAACTGatggagagagcgagagagacggaggaggaggaggaggaggaagaagaggggtgAGGACGAGAGCGACGGCACGATTCAggtgggaggaagaaaagaaaaccattATAAACAGTAGAAATAAAACGTTGAAAGCACGTTGGGAATAAAGAGACCCCCAGTCCTCCCCCAGGACCAGGTAGGATCCTGTAGGACTTGGTAGGATCTTGTAGGACCTGGTAGGATCCTGTAGGACTTGATAGGATCCTGTAGGACCTGGTAGGATCCTGTAGGACTTGATAGGGTCCTGTAGGACTTTATAGGATCCTGTAGGACCTGGTAGGACCAGGTAGGATCCAGTAGGACCAGGTAGGACCTCAGACTGGCGCCTGTCTGCAGGATCATTAGAGGAGAAGTGTGAATGTAAGTGAACGTTTGttaaaatcaaactttatttatatcgTACAAAACATGTCAGACAAGGGGGCGGAGCACAGAGACACCGAGACTCAGAGTATAAAGTAATCAGAGTATAAAGTAATCAGAGTATAAAGTAATCAGAGTATAAAGTAATCAGAGTATAAAGTACACAGAATAATgagagtacacagagtaaaACTACAGGATGAAGTAGTTCAGAGTAAAATCTAAAATGAGATTAAAACTTGATGAACAGCAGGTTAGAGGACGAGAGACACtgacacaaaacagagagagggagagagaggttaGAGgagattagtgtgtgtgtgtgtgtgtgtgtgtgtgtgtgtgtggtttaacAGGTCAGCTATTTTAGCTTTAGCCTCGTTTAGCCTCGTTTAGCCTCTGTTAGCCTTGTTCCAGTTGATCCTGTGCCAACGAGCTAACGAGCTAACCCAGTTAGCTTCTGACCCATAAACGCAGAAGGAAAAGTGCCAACATCAGCCGTCAGCCGTTTACCTGACGGTGTCCGTCCTGAATCAGAGtccagcagctcccgtctgcagaggatgaacccctggatgttcagacggcagctcccgtctgcagaggatgaacccctggatgttcagacggctatcagtggatcactgagagactgaaggaaccttaaaaacagacaggttctcTATCCTCTGGTttctcagctgttttctggagctttattctggagggaCGTCACAGACGATGACGtcgtgtggaggaggaagttacTCTGAAGGATTCAACATGAGCTCCATGTCTGTGGGGTCAAGGTtcacacagggaggaggaggaggaggaggaggaggaggagccttCCCTCATTATGAACAGTCATATTCTCAGTATAAATACAATTAGAATATGTGAAGGTGGTGCATTCAGGGTCAAACCAGAGATTAATTTTGTCTGTAAAAAGAAAGTTATATAATAAATAGAACAGACTCTGAAATCAACTCGTCTTTTTCTGGTTTTTAACTAGAAAACATAAAGTTAATCTTAAAAAGTTGATAAGTGTAGCAGTAGTTTGACTGAATTCAATTAAACATTAGTTTTACTCTCAGTCTCATCAATGTTAAAATGAAGCTTTGGTTTGGAGAATAGAgtagagtagaatagaatagtgTGATGTCAGTATACTCTATATTTACATATACTGCACTGGATGAGACAGAGAATCACATGAAAATGACTATTTAAATTTACTGTAGGTCCAAGAACAAATCAAAGAGAAtgtaatattgtgttttatatcaAACGTTTGAGTTCATACAAATGAACTGAAGctaattaataaatcatttagaATGATGTTTAACAGTTTATAGTAGAAACGAGTTGCTCAGTGTTCTGTTCGCGTTAGCATCACTCTTAGCATTCCTGCTAGCTTTACTGTAGCTCAGCACTGTTAGCGATTCTGCTGCGTTAGCAGTTTTAGCTCTTCATCCTTtcaccaccacctccttctTCTCGTCCGTCCCTCTGTTCTGTCCTCACCCCCACCTGTTACATCTCATTATCATAATCAGGCTCCAGGTGCCTCGTTTGGCTCTCCGTCGCCGTCTGAACGCGCTCAGTGGCGCTGTGTGTCGCCGCAACCCTTGGCGCCGTCGGCCAATCGCCTTCCTCTGCTATGTCCTGTCTGCCAGCGCTCTGCGGCCGCTGGTCAAACGGGTAAGAGCAGCAGGAGACGAATAGAGACGACCGTTGAGACACATCCctcattttgttctgtgtttctctccattctgtcttctatctcctcctcctccctgagctcctcctcctcctccctgagctcctcctcctcctctctgagctcttcctcctctctgagctcctccttctccctgagcttttcctcctctctgagctcctcctcctcctcttcagatCTTCATGATTAACATGTAGTTTCCGGTTGGTGCTGCAGGTGGCGCTGTACCGCTCCTTCCCGACCCGCCTCCTCTCTCGGGCCTGGGGTCGTCTGAACGGCGTGGACCTCCCCACCTGGCTACGGAAACCCGTCTACTCCCTCTACATCTGGACCTTCGGGGTCAACATGCAGGTCAGCGAGGATACGGTCCTGTTTGGTTTCAGGAGTTTCTGCACAGATGAATGAACAGAACAGGTGGAGTTCACTGGTGAGACGACTGAGACCCGTGAGTCCTCTGAGTCTATTGAGACCACTGAGTCCAGCTGCACTGGTCCagacctcctccaccagcagacCTGGTtcggttgttgttgttgatgatttCTCTCTGTTGTCCAATAGGAAGCTGCCGTGGAGGATTTACATCACTACAAGAATCTGGGGGAATTCTTCCGACGACGTCTAAAACCTGCTGTCAGACCGCTCTGCGCCTCCTCCTGTCTGgtaacaccaccaccaccaccaccaccaccaccacctcctcctcctcctcctcctcctcctcctcctcctggtctcagTCTCTGTTGTGTCTCAGATCTCTCCAGCTGATGGGAAGATCCTCCACTTTGGTCGGGTGAAGAACTCAGAGGTGGAGCAGGTGAAAGGGGTCACCTACAGTTTGGAGAACTTCCTGGGTCCACAGAAGAGTCGGGACAATGGTAAAACCCTCTGCACCCCAGATCATGTGACACAAATCCATTATGAAACTGTGAAGGACCCCAAACACTCTGAGAACCACCAGACTGAAACCTAGGAAATCTAGGACACACACTGAACCAACTTCTTGATTTCACACTAGTTGGTGTTGATTTGGGACTAGTTGGCCCTGATTCGGGACTAGTTGGTATTGATTCGGGACTAGTTGGTGTTGATTCGGGACTAGTTGGTGTTGATTCGGGACTAGTTGGTGTTGATTTGGGACTAGTTGGTGTTTGTTTGAGACTAGTTGGCCCTGATATGGGACTACTTGGTGTTGATTCGGGACTAGTTGGTGTTGATTCGGGACTAGTTGGTGTTGATTCGGGACTAGTTGGTGTTGATTTGGGACTAATGGGTGTTGATTCGGGACTACTTGGTGTTGATTCAGGACTAGTTGGTGTTGATTCGGGACTAGTTGGTGTTGATTTGGGACTAATGGGTGTTGATTTGGGACTAATGGGTGTTGATTCGGGACTACTTGGTGTTGATTCGGGACTACTTGGTGTTGATTCGGGACTAGTTGGTGTTGATTCGGGACTAGTTGGTGTTGATTCGGGACTAGTTGGTGTTGATTTGGGACTAATGGGTGTTGATTCGGGACTACTTGGTGTTGATTCGGGACTACTTGGTGTTGATTCGGGACTAGTTGGTGTTGATTTGGGACTAGTTGGTGTTGATTCGGGACTAATGGGTGTTGATTCGGGACTACTTGGTGTTGATTCGGGACTAGTTGGTGTTGATTCGGGACTAGTTGGTGTTGATTCGGGACTAGTTGGTGCTGATTTGGGACTAATGGGTGTTGATTCGGGACTATGAGGTGTTGATTCGGGACTATAGGGTGTTGATTTGGGACTAGTTGGTGTTGATTCAGGACTATGGGGTGTTGATTCGGGACTAATGGGTGTTGATTCAGGACTAGTTGGTGTTGATTCGGGACTTGTTGGTGTTGATTCGGGACTACTTGGTGTTGATTTGGGACTAGCTGGTGTTGATTCGGGACAATGGGGTGTTGATTTGGGACTAATGGGTGTTGATTCAGGACTAGTTGTTGTTGATTCTGGACTAGTTGGTGTTGATTCGGGACTATGGGGTGTTGATTCGGGACTAATGGGTGTTGATTCGGGACTACTTGGTGTTGATTCGGGACTAGTTGGTGTTGATTCGGGACTATGGGGTGTTGATTCGGGACTAATGGGTGTTGATTCGGGACTACTTGGTGTTGATTCAGGACTACTTGGTGTTGATTCAGGACTATGGGGTGTTGATTCGGGACTAATGGGTGTTGATTCAGGACTAGTTGGTGTTGATTCGGGACTAGTTGGTGTTGATTCGGGACAATGGGGTGTTGATTTGGGACTTGTTGGTGTTGATTCGGGACTAATGGGTGTTGATTCGGGACTAGTTGGTGTTGATTCGGGACTAGTTGGTGTTGATTCGGGACTAATGGGTGTTGATTCGGGACTGGTTGGTGTTGATTCGGGACTAGTTGGTGTTGATTCGGGACTAGTTGGTGTTGATTCGGGACTAATGGGTGTTGATTCGGGACTGGTTGGTGTTGATTCGGGACTAGTTGGTGTTGATTCGGGACTGGTTGGTGTTGATTCGGGACTAATGGGTGTTGATTTGGGACTAGTTGGTGTTGATTCGGGACTAATGGGTGTTGATTCAGATCCTTGGGGCTCTACAGCCTGTTGCAGATTGGTTCGGTCCTCacatgtctctctgtcctcagagTCCTCGGTGTCGTTCAGAGACCTTCTCCTGTCGTCTCCTGATAACGACCTGTTCCACGTGGTGGTCTACCTGGCTCCAGGTGACTATCACTGCTTCCATTCGCCCACAGACTGGACGGTGGAGCTGCGCCGTCACTTCCCAGGTGAGAGTGTGTTCAGGTTTCATTTGGCGGATGTCAGCTCTCTACCTGCTCTTCATCTCTGTGTGACTCCTCCTCGTCAGGCTCGTTAATGTCCGTTAACCCGGGCGTGGCCCGTTTGGTCAAAGAGCTCTTCTGTCTTAACGAGCGCGTGGCGCTCACCGGCCAATGGCAGCACGGCTTCTTCTCGTTAACGGCGGTCGGAGCCACGAATGTCGGTTCCATCAGGGTTTACTTTGACCAGGTGAGTAAGACTTCAGTTTGTTCCTGCCTCTGTCCACCTGCAGGTCATCAGGAAGTTTATGTGGTCATTAGGTAGGTTATCGGGTAGTTGATCTGGTCATTAGGTAGGTTACCGGGCAGTTGATCTGGTCATTAGGTAGGTTATCGGGTAGTTGATCTGGTCATTAGGTAGGTTACCGGGCAGTTGATCTGGTCATTAGGTAGGTTATCGGGCAGTTGATCTGGTCATTAGGTAGGTTATCGGGCAGTTGATCTGGTCATTAGGTAGGTTATCGGGCAGTTGATCTGGGCATTAGGTAGGTTATCGGGCAGTTGATCTGGGCATTAGGTAGGTTATCGGGTAGTTGATCTGGTCATTAGGTAGGTTACCGGGCAGTTGATCTGGTCATTAGGTAGGTTACCGGGTAGTTTGATAttcttctttgtgtttcatcttCAGGAGCTTCAGACCAACGCTCCTCGCTACAGTAAAGGGTCCTTCCATGACCGCAGCTATGTTACTGATGGCAACCAGATGTTGAAGGCAGGTGAAGGGGGCGTGGTCTCTCTTGATGGAGTGGGTGTGGCCTTACAGAAGGGGGCGGCAGTGGGGGAGTTTAACCTCGGCTCCACCATCGTTCTGCTGTTTGAAGCTCCAAAAGACTTCAGCTTCAACCTGCAGCCGGGACAGCAAATCAGAGTGGGCGAGGGGCTCGgca from Pempheris klunzingeri isolate RE-2024b chromosome 19, fPemKlu1.hap1, whole genome shotgun sequence includes:
- the pisd gene encoding phosphatidylserine decarboxylase proenzyme, mitochondrial; amino-acid sequence: MVKFLSHRHGGGERDLLRQVRQRRRRTTDGESERDGGGGGGGRRGVRTRATARFRLQVPRLALRRRLNALSGAVCRRNPWRRRPIAFLCYVLSASALRPLVKRVALYRSFPTRLLSRAWGRLNGVDLPTWLRKPVYSLYIWTFGVNMQEAAVEDLHHYKNLGEFFRRRLKPAVRPLCASSCLISPADGKILHFGRVKNSEVEQVKGVTYSLENFLGPQKSRDNESSVSFRDLLLSSPDNDLFHVVVYLAPGDYHCFHSPTDWTVELRRHFPGSLMSVNPGVARLVKELFCLNERVALTGQWQHGFFSLTAVGATNVGSIRVYFDQELQTNAPRYSKGSFHDRSYVTDGNQMLKAGEGGVVSLDGVGVALQKGAAVGEFNLGSTIVLLFEAPKDFSFNLQPGQQIRVGEGLGSL